The genome window GCGTGCTCGGCTTCCTCGGAGCCGTGCACTTCTGGTGGCCGAAGATGTTCGGCGTCATGTACAACGAGTTCTGGGGGCGGCTCTCTGCGATCGTCATCTTCCTGGGGTTCAACTTTACGTTCTTCCCGCAGTTCATTCTCGGGTATCTCGGAATGCCTCGCCGGTACCACTTCTACTACTTCGCTCCCGAGTGGCAGGTTTATCACGTAATGTCCACGCTGGGGACGACGATCTTGGCGATCGGCTTCCTCATGCCGGCGTTCTATCTGACCGCGTCTCTGCTGCAGAAGCGAAATCCGGGTCGCAACCCGTGGGGCGCCAAAGGGCTGGAGTGGGAGCAGGCTGACTCCCCGCCGATAACGTTCAACTTTGAGGAGCCCGTGGTGGTCACCGAGCCCGCGTACAACTATCCGGAGGAGCACGACGAGCCGGCAACGACCGAGCCAATGGCGCCAGTCGGCAAGGCGGGGGACAAAGGGTAATGGCCAACCACGCAGCCGAGCGCGAAGCTGTCGTCTACGAACAGTACGAGACGATCAGCCAGCAGCAGGAGACGTACATCGTCGGCATGTGGACGTTCGTCGTCACGGAGATCATGTTCTTCGGCGCGATGTTCCTCGCGTATACGCTCTACAGGTCGCAGTACTCCGAAGTGTGGGCTGCCATGTCCGACCACCTGGACTTCGTTCTTGGCGGCATCAACACCACGGTGCTGCTGGTGAGCTCGTTCTTCATCGCCATGGCCGTGCACAAGGCGCAGCTCGGCAAGACGCGGGCTCAGATCAACTACCTGGTCGGCACCATCGGGTGCGCGGTGATCTTTCTCGTCATCAAGTACTTTGAGTACAGCGACAAGATCTCGCACGGGCTATTGCCGAACTGGTCCTACGTTGGGCTCCCCGGAGTCGAGTTAGGACCGAGCAAGATATTCATGAGCCTGTACTTCTCGATGACCGGCCTGCACGGCCTCCACGTATTGCTCGGGATCGTCGCGATGGTGTGGCTCATCATCTTGATCAAGCGCAAGTCGGAAGTTATCACCGATTACATACCGACGGAGATGTTCGGGCTTTACTGGCACTTCGTCGACCTCGTCTGGATATTCCTGTACCCGCTGTACTATCTAATACCGCTAGGTGGCAAATGAGCAATAGAGAACACCCGCACCACGTAACGCCGATCAAGCTCTTGATGACAACGCTGGGCGCGTTGCTCTTCCTGATGGTGCTGACTGTCTACGTGGCGCGTTTTACTCACGTGCCGTGGCTCCCGCTCGCTAACGTGATCGCC of Armatimonadota bacterium contains these proteins:
- a CDS encoding cytochrome c oxidase subunit 3 family protein, with protein sequence MANHAAEREAVVYEQYETISQQQETYIVGMWTFVVTEIMFFGAMFLAYTLYRSQYSEVWAAMSDHLDFVLGGINTTVLLVSSFFIAMAVHKAQLGKTRAQINYLVGTIGCAVIFLVIKYFEYSDKISHGLLPNWSYVGLPGVELGPSKIFMSLYFSMTGLHGLHVLLGIVAMVWLIILIKRKSEVITDYIPTEMFGLYWHFVDLVWIFLYPLYYLIPLGGK